TCGACTTCAAATACCGCATATTTAATGCCGATGGTGGTGAGGTGGAGCAATGCGGAAATGGCTCGAGATGCTTTGTGCGTTTTGTGCATGAAGAGGGCTTAAGCACTAAAAATGAAGTTCGAGTTGAAGTCAGCAACGGCCTTCTAACTCTTAAACGCCTAGCCAATGGCTCTGTAGAGGTTGATATGGGTAGGCCGATTTTTAACCCTCCTGAAATACCTTTCAATCCATCAGGCCTCACAAGTAAACAAGAATTACACGAAACTCTTTATGCGCTCCCTCTCAGTCGCAATAGCGGCGCGCATGCCGATTGGGTTTCAGCCTTATCGATGGGGAACCCCCATGCCGTTCAAGTCGTTGAAGATCTTGATAGTGCGCCAGTGTTGATCGATGGGCCTTTAATTGAGTCGCATCCTGCCTTCCCAAATCGAGTCAATGCCGGTTTTATGCAGATTCTTAATCGCCATTCCATTCGATTGCGAGTCTATGAGCGCGGTGCGGGTGAGACCCTATCGTGCGGTACCGGTGCATGCGCTGCAGCTGTATCGGGGATCCGCCGGGGACTACTAGACTCACCAGTCAATGTAAGCACCCGCGGCGGAGAACTTGAGATTATGTGGGATGGTTTTAAGAATCCCAACGCGGTAGTGTTAATGCGTGGACCTACGCAAACGGTGTACCGTGGCGAAATCGATTTAGATACGCTTTAAATTCCGTATCGATTTCGGTAATCTTGAACTGCTGGAAGAAACGTTTGCAATTGCTGGTCATGCGATTGCTGTAAATAATGCATTAAACCCTCTAGGTTAGCGATTGCAATCACCGGCAATCCAAATTCTTGTCCGACACTTTGCACCGCAGAGTATTGACCAACCTTGAGCGCATCTCCTGACTTTTCCATTCGATCGAGTGCAATTAATACTGCACAAGGCTTAGCACCAGCTCGAACAATTAAATCAACCGACTCACGCACCGAGGTGCCCGCTGAAATCACATCATCAATAATGACAACTCGGCCTTTAACGGGAGCACCAATTAAGGTTCCGCCTTCACCATGATCTTTCGCCTCTTTGCGGTTATAGGCAAAAGGGGTATTGCGTCCAGAGCGTGCTAGTGCAATTGCCGTACTCGCTGCCAAAGTAATCCCTTTGTATGCGGGCCCAAAGAGCATATCAAAATCAATGTTTGATCCAAGCAGTGCGTGCGCGTAAAACTCACCAAGCTTTCCCAGTTGTGCGCCATTATTAAAGAGCCCGGCATTAAAAAAATAGGGGGACAATCGCCCGGCCTTCGTTTTAAACTCGCCAAAGGACAATACTTTTGCTTCAAGCGCGAATTGAATAAAGTCCGACTGATTTTTTTCTGGATTTACACTCATAGGTCTGTATGTTACGCATCATTTCTGCCAATCTCAATGGCATTCGCTCCGCAGCCAAAAAAGGCTTTATGGAGTGGATGCACGATCAACATGCTGATTTTATCTGCGTACAAGAACTCAAAGCGCAAGAGTCTGACCTAGAGCCAGCAATTCGCTCTCCCAACGAACTAAATTCGTATTTTCATTACGCTGAGAAAAAAGGGTATAGCGGTGCGGGAATCTACACCCCCCACCCCATTGATGATCTGCAAATTGGATTTGGTAATCCCGAATTCGATGCCGAGGGGCGTTATGTTGAAATTTCGATCGGTTCCCTTTCAGTGGTCTCAGTTTATATGCCATCCGGCTCAAGCTCACCTGAACGCCAAGAGGCTAAATTTCGCTTTCTAGATGCCTTTTTACCCCATCTCATCAAACTCAAACAAAAAGGTCGGCAGGTTGTTTTGTGCGGTGACGTCAATATTGCACATCAAGAAATTGATTTGAAGAACTGGAAAGGGAATCTAAAGAATTCTGGGTTCTTACCCGAAGAGCGCGCTTGGTTAACCAGGCTTTTTACGAAGGAGGGTTATATGGATGTTTATCGACATCTCGAGCCTCACGCAAGCGATAGCTGCTATACCTGGTGGAGTCAACGAGGCCAAGCGTATGCCAAGAATGTAGGGTGGCGTATTGATTATCAAATCGCCACACCAGAGTTTGGCAAGTCCGCTAAAAAGGCTGGTGTTTATAAAAAGCAGCGCTTCTCAGACCATGCGCCGCTTATGATTGAGTACGACTGGGCACTTTAACCTGCATCCGGATTGCAATCCCAATCAAGATAAGCACCGGGATACCAATGAGTGCGGTCGAGATAAAAAAGCTCTCGTAGCCAAAGCGGTCAACATATACTCCAGAAAATCCGGCCATCCATTTTGGTAGCAATACCATCATTGAACTAAATAATGCATATTGCGTTGCTGAGTACTGCACATTAGTTAATGAAGATAGATAAGCAATAAAAGCAGCCGAGGCGATACCAGAGCTCAGATTATCCGCTGAGATCACCCAAATTAAACCCGTCAAATCATGACCGCGTGTACTAAGCCAAGCAAAAAGAAGATTACTGGCTGCTGAGAGAATGGCTCCCAAAAATAAAATACGCATGACACCAAAACGCAATGCCAGAATCCCACCAATAAATGCACCCAATAAGGTCATGATGACCCCGAATACTTTTGTGACTGCCGCTACCTCATCCTTGGTATAGCCCATATCGACATAAAACGGGTTCGCCATAATCCCCATAACAACATCACTAATGCGGTAGACAGCTATGAGCGCCAGGATTAAAAAAGCATGCCAACGGTACCGACCGATAAAATCTGCAAAGGGCTGAATAAGAGTTTGCAAAAGCCATTCGCCTGCAGAACGTGCTTTGGGTAATTGGATAATTTGGGGTTCCGGGCTGAGTAACGTTGTTATTACCCCAACGCTCATCGATAACGCCATCACCAAATAGGCAAATTGCCAGGCGTTCGTAAAGTACAAGCTGGTGCTTTCTTCAGCACGAGCAGCAAGCCACAATGCCCCCGCTCCCGCCCAAATCATCGCCAAGCGATACCCTGTTTGATAGCTGGCTGCCAATGCGGCTTGGTACTCGGCTTTGGCCGACTCAATCCGAAAAGCATCAAGCGCAATATCTTGGGTGGCTGAAGCAAAGGCGACTAATAATGCAAACCAAATAATGACTTGTAAGTCTTGTTTGGGATCGCTCATCGCCATGCCGACTAAGCCGACCATAATGAGCGCTTGAGCAAGCAACAGCCAACTACGCCGACGCCCAAGACGTTTTGTGATTCCGGGAATTGGTACTCGATCTACCAACGGCGCCCAAAGCCACTTCCCGGCATAAAACAGGCCAACCCATGATAAATAGCCAATGGTGCTGCGATCAATACCGAGCTCTCTGAGACGAAAACTTAAGGTACCTAATACCAAAAGAAGCGGAAGTCCGGCTGAGAATCCTAAAAAGAAAATACGAATACTGGGCCATTCAAAATAGACCCGTAAATCATTGAACCAAGAGCGAATGCTATTTAGCTCCACACACGCGATAGATTGCTAAGCTGCCAAATAAATTAGGTAGCAAGTGGACTGTCTTGCCGTGATGCAAAACAACCCGTCCCAAAATTTCAATTCCTAATTTGTGTGCCAAGGCTTCAAAATCAGCAATGGTCAGAACTCGGACATTGGGCGTATTAAACCACTCGTATGGTAATGATTTCGAAACGGGCATGCGACCCAGAGCAACCGCATAACGGTGCGACCAGTGTCCAAAATTTGGAAACGAGACAACGCATTGTTTTCCGACACGTACAACTTCTCGCAAAATACGCTCCGTTTGATGAATCGTCTGCAAGGTCTGCGATAACACGACGGTATCAAAACTTTGATCCTTGAAAAGCGCTAAACCGCCTTCCAAATCCTGCTGGATTACATTTAGGCCCTTTTCCACACAAGCCAATACAGCAGTATCGGTAATTTCAACACCATAAGTGATTGCCTTGCGCTTTGCACGAATGAACTCGAGGAACGAGCCGTCACCACAACCTAAATCCAGCAAGGAGCTGTTCGTTTCAACCCAATTCGCGATCGCATCAAAATCGGATCTTAATTGCATTTTGCCTCCGCCATCGTCGCAAAATAGGCCCGCACTAACCGGTGATAGCGTTCATCATCCAGTAAAAATGCATCGTGTCCATGCGGTGCATCAATTTCGGCATAACTTACATCGGTTTTATTGTTGAGCAAGGCTTGCACAATTTCACGACTGCGATCGGGCGAAAATCGCCAATCCGTTGAAAAGCTAATGACCAAAAATTTAGCACGGACATTCGCTAGCGCTTGACTCAAGTCACCATGGTAGCGCTTTGCTGGATCAAAATAGTCCAAGGCCCGCGTAATCAATAGATAGGTATTGGCATCAAAATAGCCGGAGAACTTATCGCCTTGATGCCGTAAATAGCTCTCGACGGCAAATTCCACATCAAAACTAAATCGATACTCGTCTGGCGCACCAGCTAAGCGCTGTAAATCACGTCCAAACTTTTCAGCCATATCATCATCCGATAGATACGTGATATGGCCCACCATCCGCGCTAAGCGCAAACCACGTTTTGGGACGACGCCATGTTTGTAGTAATCGCCGCCATAAAAATCAGGGTCTGACAAAATTGCATTACGGGCAACCTCATTAAAGGCAATATTCTGAGCGCTGAGCTTTGGCGTCGAGGCAATCACCACACAATGGGCGACGCGCTCTGGATATTGAGTGGCCCACGACATCGCCTGCATACCACCTAAACTTCCGCCCATCACTGCCGCAAATTTTCTAATGCCCATTTGATCAGCTAAGCGCGCTTGAGCATTGACCCAATCCTCAACGGTGAGCACTGGAAAGCGAGCTCCATAAGGCTCATTGGTTTGCGGGTTAATGCTCATGGGTCCTGTTGAGCCAAAACACGAACCTAGATTATTCACCCCAATCACAAAAAAATGATTGGTATCGACTGGCTTACCAGGCCCAACCATGTTGTCCCACCAACCCAACTCATTTGAATTATCAGGATCAATGCCCGCTACATGATGCGATGCATTCAGCGCGTGGCAAATCAGAACCGCATTGCTCGCATTTGCATTGAGCTGTCCGTAGGTTTCGACAACTAAATTGTATTGATCAATGCTAGCGCCACTTTGAAGCCTCAGGGGCGCATCAAAATGATAAGTTTTCTTTGAAAGATGCAGCTCATTCATGCAGTAAGCAGAATTCGTAGGCTTGGTTCAATTCCTTCGCTAGGCAACTTTCTAAAGCCACTTCGAGCAAAGCGATGCCAACGACCAACCACATAACTCATCAAAAGTGCAGACTGTAAACCGGCTGTATCCGAAGCTGCACCATCCTGATGTTGACTTTGCGCAATACGTAATGATTGCTTAAGGGATGTTTCCACACGATCTAAAACTTGATTAATACGTTCCTGAAGGCGCTCATCCTCCTGCAACAATGCGTCGCCCAGTAAAACACGCACCATGCCAGGATTTTTCTCAGCAAAGACTAATAGCATTTGCACCATCCCCTTCACTTGTGCGATGCCTAGTTCTTCTTTTTGATTAATCTGATTAATGAGTCCAAAAATCGTTTGCTCGATGAATGCGATTAAGCCCTCAAACATTTGTGCTTTACTTGCAAAATGCCGATAGAGAGCAGCCTCTGAAACACCGATCTTGGCAGCTAGAGCGGCCGTTGTGACGCGATCGCCACTTGGGTTTTGTAGCATCTCGGCCAAAATCTGCAGAATCTGTAAGCGACGCTCACCTGGGCGTGGGCGCTTGCGAGTCTTAGTCTCGCCCCCGCTAATCTCAGAAGCTGATTCTTGATGAAGAGGGCTACCGCTGCTGTTCATGATTATTTTTTTATCTAGAACGTATCATGGTACCAAAAGCTTGTTCCGTCAGTATTTCTAAGAGTAGGGAGTGCTCAATTCGGCCATCAATAATGTGCACCGAGTTCACCCCACTCTTGGCAGCATCTAAGGCAGATGAAATTTTGGGGAGCATCCCGCCAGAAATCGTTCCGTCTGCAAATAACGCATCAATCTCGCGCGCACTTAAATCCGTCAAGAGTTTGCCTGCCTTATCCATGACGCCCGGTATATTGGTCATCATCACTAATTTTTCGGCCTTCAAGATTTCAGCCATTTTGCCGGCAACTAAATCAGCGTTGATGTTGTAGGCTTGGCCTTCTTCACTAAAGCCAATCGGTGAAATTACTGGAATAAACGCATCGTCTTGCAAAGCTTTCACTACGGCTGGATTGATTGATTCAATTTCACCCACAAAACCGAGATCAATCGGTGCGCCTGATGGAATTTGTTCATTAGGAACCATCATTTTCTTAGCATGGATTAAGCCACCATCTTTGCCGGTTAAGCCAACTGCCTGACCGCCAAAATGATTGATTAGCATCACGATGTCTTGCTGAACCTCGCCACCCAATACCCACTCAACCACTTCCATCGTCTCTTCATCGGTAACCCGCATTCCCTGAATAAAAGTGCCGGTCTTACCAATTTTCTTAAGGGCCTCATCAATTTGTGGGCCGCCACCATGAACAACAACAGGGTTCATGCCAACAAGCTTTAGCAAAATAACATCACGCGCAAAGCTCTCTTTAAGGCGCTCCTCAACCATGGCATTGCCGCCATACTTAATCACAATGGTTTTGCCATGGTATTGTCGAATATAGGGCAAAGCCTCGGCCAGAATCTCGGCCTTCAATAATGGTGGGATGTCAGCGAGTGTTGGTACTGCTTTAGTCATGATGAATAGAAATCCTATTCACCAAATAACTTCTGACGCAGCTCACGGCGCTCTTGTGCCTCGAGCGAAAGATTAGCGGTTGGACGGGCGATCAGGCGGGACAAGCCAATCGGCTCACCGGTTTCTTCGCACCAACCATAATCACCCGAGTCAATTCTGGACAAAGCTTGCTCAACCTTTTTTAAGAGCTTTCGCTCGCGATCTCGGGTTCGGAGCTCTAACGCGTGCTCCTCTTCAATCGTCGCCCGATCCGCGGGATCAGGTACCAGTATGTTTTCACGCAGATGCTCGGTCGTTTCACTGGCGTGCTTCAAGATATCCTCTTTGAGCGTCTGCAATTTGGTGCGGAAGAACTCTAACTGAGCAGCGTTCATATAGTCTTTTTCAGACATCTTCAGCAATTCAGCCTCAGTGAGTGGGGCGCCTTTAGCGGACGACCCAGAAGCTTTCTTACTGGACTCAGCAGATTTAGCTTTCGTACTAGCTTCTTTTGTCGTCATCGTTTTTCCTTCGTTCCAAATAGTCAACACCTTAAACCCTAGGGCAAAATCGCCAATCAGGGTTACTACTAAAAGTCGCTTAATTGCACTTTCAAGGGAGCATTATTACGCTTTCTATAAAAGTTTCAATGGCTATTTAATTGCAACCGTGGCGGCGCATTGTACAGTAATTCAATTAATTCAATTAGTTAGCTAAGCAGCCTTCTAATCCAGCCAGCAAAGTATCTTTTGGCAAGTCAATCCCAATGAACACCATACGAGTTTGTTTGGGCTCCGCCCCCCATGGACCCGCCAAATCACTACCCATCATTTCATGAACGCCTTGGAGGACCACCTTGCGAGCCGAGCCCTTCACGTACAGAACGCCTTTGTAGCGCAACATCTTCTCCCCGAATACAGATAAAACGCCACCTAAAAAATCCTCTAGTTTGCGGTGATCAAAGGGTTTATCGCTCTTAAATACAAATGACTGAATTCGATCGGTGTGTCCATGGTGGTTGTGATGGTTGTGGCCATGGTCATGGTGATGCTCATGATCGTGGTGGTGATCATGACCGCACTCACTGTGGTCGTGATCATCCTCCTCCAAAAAATGGGGGTCAATATCAAGCTTCGCGTTTAAATTAAATCCCCGTAAATCCAAGACAGAATCGAGAGACAC
This genomic window from Polynucleobacter sp. MWH-UH24A contains:
- the dapF gene encoding diaminopimelate epimerase produces the protein MTRLRFTKMHGAGNDFIVIDGTRQDIRSITPAIWRKLAHRQLGVGADQILIVEPSNLPNVDFKYRIFNADGGEVEQCGNGSRCFVRFVHEEGLSTKNEVRVEVSNGLLTLKRLANGSVEVDMGRPIFNPPEIPFNPSGLTSKQELHETLYALPLSRNSGAHADWVSALSMGNPHAVQVVEDLDSAPVLIDGPLIESHPAFPNRVNAGFMQILNRHSIRLRVYERGAGETLSCGTGACAAAVSGIRRGLLDSPVNVSTRGGELEIMWDGFKNPNAVVLMRGPTQTVYRGEIDLDTL
- the pyrE gene encoding orotate phosphoribosyltransferase; its protein translation is MSVNPEKNQSDFIQFALEAKVLSFGEFKTKAGRLSPYFFNAGLFNNGAQLGKLGEFYAHALLGSNIDFDMLFGPAYKGITLAASTAIALARSGRNTPFAYNRKEAKDHGEGGTLIGAPVKGRVVIIDDVISAGTSVRESVDLIVRAGAKPCAVLIALDRMEKSGDALKVGQYSAVQSVGQEFGLPVIAIANLEGLMHYLQQSHDQQLQTFLPAVQDYRNRYGI
- a CDS encoding exodeoxyribonuclease III is translated as MLRIISANLNGIRSAAKKGFMEWMHDQHADFICVQELKAQESDLEPAIRSPNELNSYFHYAEKKGYSGAGIYTPHPIDDLQIGFGNPEFDAEGRYVEISIGSLSVVSVYMPSGSSSPERQEAKFRFLDAFLPHLIKLKQKGRQVVLCGDVNIAHQEIDLKNWKGNLKNSGFLPEERAWLTRLFTKEGYMDVYRHLEPHASDSCYTWWSQRGQAYAKNVGWRIDYQIATPEFGKSAKKAGVYKKQRFSDHAPLMIEYDWAL
- a CDS encoding MFS transporter, with the protein product MELNSIRSWFNDLRVYFEWPSIRIFFLGFSAGLPLLLVLGTLSFRLRELGIDRSTIGYLSWVGLFYAGKWLWAPLVDRVPIPGITKRLGRRRSWLLLAQALIMVGLVGMAMSDPKQDLQVIIWFALLVAFASATQDIALDAFRIESAKAEYQAALAASYQTGYRLAMIWAGAGALWLAARAEESTSLYFTNAWQFAYLVMALSMSVGVITTLLSPEPQIIQLPKARSAGEWLLQTLIQPFADFIGRYRWHAFLILALIAVYRISDVVMGIMANPFYVDMGYTKDEVAAVTKVFGVIMTLLGAFIGGILALRFGVMRILFLGAILSAASNLLFAWLSTRGHDLTGLIWVISADNLSSGIASAAFIAYLSSLTNVQYSATQYALFSSMMVLLPKWMAGFSGVYVDRFGYESFFISTALIGIPVLILIGIAIRMQVKVPSRTQS
- the metW gene encoding methionine biosynthesis protein MetW, which gives rise to MQLRSDFDAIANWVETNSSLLDLGCGDGSFLEFIRAKRKAITYGVEITDTAVLACVEKGLNVIQQDLEGGLALFKDQSFDTVVLSQTLQTIHQTERILREVVRVGKQCVVSFPNFGHWSHRYAVALGRMPVSKSLPYEWFNTPNVRVLTIADFEALAHKLGIEILGRVVLHHGKTVHLLPNLFGSLAIYRVCGAK
- a CDS encoding homoserine O-acetyltransferase — translated: MNELHLSKKTYHFDAPLRLQSGASIDQYNLVVETYGQLNANASNAVLICHALNASHHVAGIDPDNSNELGWWDNMVGPGKPVDTNHFFVIGVNNLGSCFGSTGPMSINPQTNEPYGARFPVLTVEDWVNAQARLADQMGIRKFAAVMGGSLGGMQAMSWATQYPERVAHCVVIASTPKLSAQNIAFNEVARNAILSDPDFYGGDYYKHGVVPKRGLRLARMVGHITYLSDDDMAEKFGRDLQRLAGAPDEYRFSFDVEFAVESYLRHQGDKFSGYFDANTYLLITRALDYFDPAKRYHGDLSQALANVRAKFLVISFSTDWRFSPDRSREIVQALLNNKTDVSYAEIDAPHGHDAFLLDDERYHRLVRAYFATMAEAKCN
- the slmA gene encoding nucleoid occlusion factor SlmA; translated protein: MNSSGSPLHQESASEISGGETKTRKRPRPGERRLQILQILAEMLQNPSGDRVTTAALAAKIGVSEAALYRHFASKAQMFEGLIAFIEQTIFGLINQINQKEELGIAQVKGMVQMLLVFAEKNPGMVRVLLGDALLQEDERLQERINQVLDRVETSLKQSLRIAQSQHQDGAASDTAGLQSALLMSYVVGRWHRFARSGFRKLPSEGIEPSLRILLTA
- the argB gene encoding acetylglutamate kinase, whose translation is MTKAVPTLADIPPLLKAEILAEALPYIRQYHGKTIVIKYGGNAMVEERLKESFARDVILLKLVGMNPVVVHGGGPQIDEALKKIGKTGTFIQGMRVTDEETMEVVEWVLGGEVQQDIVMLINHFGGQAVGLTGKDGGLIHAKKMMVPNEQIPSGAPIDLGFVGEIESINPAVVKALQDDAFIPVISPIGFSEEGQAYNINADLVAGKMAEILKAEKLVMMTNIPGVMDKAGKLLTDLSAREIDALFADGTISGGMLPKISSALDAAKSGVNSVHIIDGRIEHSLLLEILTEQAFGTMIRSR
- the dksA gene encoding RNA polymerase-binding protein DksA, with the translated sequence MTTKEASTKAKSAESSKKASGSSAKGAPLTEAELLKMSEKDYMNAAQLEFFRTKLQTLKEDILKHASETTEHLRENILVPDPADRATIEEEHALELRTRDRERKLLKKVEQALSRIDSGDYGWCEETGEPIGLSRLIARPTANLSLEAQERRELRQKLFGE